In a single window of the uncultured Dysgonomonas sp. genome:
- a CDS encoding glycoside hydrolase family 97 catalytic domain-containing protein has product MRINRIYILLFCLILILTKSENVLGNKKITAKSPDNKIELNISLDKDVSYSIWHMGQKVLDDSKIALILSENNILGNEPKLLSKKEKVFHENITSPFYRTQSFSVDYREINLKFKGEYGIIFRIYNEGVAYRFYTTQNKEIEIQNEIAEFNFDKDYKTYLAHTTNKKEPFAMAFQNTYEVKTLSAADTSLVFLPATIDLGNSKKLTILESDLETYPGMFIHSSKGENSLKGIFAPYPKSVDYNAWRHQEYITERSSVIAKTKGNRSYPWRILAITEKDIDMPLNNLVYALASPNRTGDYSWVKPGKSAWEWWNDWGLYNVDFKAGINMETYKHYINFASKFGLQYIILDEGWYDPKKGDMMTTIPEIDLPELVSYAKNKNVGIILWTVFNVLDTQLEEACKHYSELGIKGFKIDFLDRDDQKAVEMTYRIAEAAARHKLILDLHGYYKPTGINRTYPNIINFEGVFGMEEAKWSTLEKDMPLYDVTFPFIRMMAGPVDFTSGAMRNASKKDFQPIYYNPMSQGTRCHQLATYIVYDSPLTMLCDSPTLYEKEEEYTHFISSMPVNVDETKILSGEIGEYIVTARRKGNNWYIGGLTNWTARDLQIDLSFLKEGKKYKAIIYKDGANAEKQAADYIHKNANLDTNTQLMLHLASGGGFAISLEEETDFNVKPTAVPPTLGLDAFYKKYVDADGIPIVSSDKVNDVALNRAAKVISQVLSKREDVKKAMITKGCKVMIIGEKEEVCELPEYKHICDTPENTAYWNKRARGFGGAPEHDFSASCGEENVICLPGDRYKGESILVHEFAHIIHMVGILGVNPDFDNELEALRLKAIEKGLWKGTYAISNKEEYFAETVQSFFDCNKYSAEPNGVHNAINTRVKLKEYDPDMYNLLLQYFPEIELDLCPDNRTNQ; this is encoded by the coding sequence ATGAGAATAAATAGGATTTATATTTTACTTTTCTGTCTTATCCTTATTTTGACAAAATCGGAAAATGTATTAGGGAATAAAAAGATTACAGCGAAATCCCCTGATAACAAGATAGAACTAAATATCTCTTTAGATAAAGACGTTAGTTACTCCATATGGCATATGGGACAAAAAGTTTTGGATGATTCTAAAATCGCGCTTATCCTTTCCGAGAATAATATATTGGGAAATGAGCCTAAACTCTTATCGAAGAAAGAAAAGGTATTTCATGAAAATATAACATCACCTTTTTATCGCACTCAATCATTTTCTGTTGACTATAGAGAGATCAACCTCAAATTTAAAGGAGAATACGGCATCATATTCCGCATCTATAACGAAGGGGTAGCCTATCGTTTCTACACAACACAAAATAAAGAAATAGAAATACAGAACGAGATTGCAGAATTTAATTTCGATAAAGATTACAAAACTTATCTCGCCCATACTACAAATAAGAAAGAGCCGTTCGCGATGGCTTTTCAAAATACATACGAAGTAAAAACATTATCCGCAGCCGATACCAGTTTGGTATTCCTACCTGCAACAATAGATCTGGGAAACAGCAAGAAACTGACAATATTAGAATCTGATCTGGAGACATATCCGGGAATGTTTATCCATTCGTCAAAAGGAGAAAATAGCCTCAAAGGCATATTCGCTCCATATCCTAAAAGCGTAGATTATAACGCGTGGAGGCATCAGGAATATATCACCGAACGAAGTTCTGTTATCGCTAAAACGAAAGGAAACAGAAGCTATCCTTGGCGAATATTAGCTATTACAGAAAAAGACATAGACATGCCTCTCAACAATCTGGTATATGCCTTGGCCTCCCCAAACAGAACGGGTGATTATTCATGGGTAAAACCCGGAAAATCGGCATGGGAATGGTGGAACGACTGGGGACTCTACAATGTAGATTTTAAGGCGGGAATCAATATGGAGACATATAAACATTATATAAATTTCGCCTCAAAATTCGGACTTCAATATATAATACTCGATGAGGGATGGTACGACCCCAAAAAGGGGGATATGATGACAACGATACCTGAAATAGACCTCCCTGAACTTGTATCTTATGCAAAAAATAAAAATGTAGGGATTATATTGTGGACTGTCTTCAATGTTCTCGATACACAATTGGAAGAAGCTTGTAAACATTATTCCGAACTGGGAATCAAAGGTTTCAAAATAGATTTTCTTGACCGCGACGATCAGAAAGCAGTGGAGATGACTTATCGCATAGCTGAAGCAGCCGCACGTCACAAATTGATTTTGGACTTGCATGGATATTATAAGCCGACGGGTATAAACAGAACATATCCTAACATTATTAATTTCGAGGGAGTATTCGGGATGGAAGAAGCGAAATGGAGTACGTTGGAAAAAGACATGCCCCTATATGACGTTACCTTCCCTTTTATTCGTATGATGGCAGGTCCTGTCGACTTTACGTCGGGAGCTATGCGCAATGCGTCAAAAAAAGACTTTCAGCCGATCTATTACAATCCGATGAGTCAAGGAACTCGCTGCCATCAGTTAGCCACCTATATCGTTTACGACTCTCCACTAACAATGTTGTGCGACTCTCCCACCCTTTACGAAAAAGAAGAGGAATACACGCACTTTATTTCATCCATGCCTGTAAATGTAGATGAAACAAAAATATTATCCGGCGAAATAGGAGAATACATCGTTACAGCCCGCAGAAAAGGTAACAATTGGTACATCGGAGGACTTACCAACTGGACTGCAAGAGATTTACAGATCGATTTGTCTTTCCTGAAAGAAGGAAAAAAATATAAAGCAATAATCTATAAAGACGGAGCAAACGCGGAGAAACAAGCGGCCGATTATATACATAAAAATGCAAATTTAGATACAAACACCCAACTTATGTTGCATTTGGCTTCAGGCGGAGGTTTTGCTATAAGTCTCGAAGAAGAGACAGACTTTAATGTAAAACCTACGGCTGTTCCGCCAACCTTAGGTCTCGATGCATTCTATAAAAAATATGTGGATGCGGATGGGATTCCCATAGTATCATCGGATAAGGTAAATGACGTGGCACTCAATAGAGCCGCAAAAGTAATCTCGCAAGTATTATCTAAGCGGGAAGATGTAAAGAAAGCGATGATAACCAAAGGCTGTAAAGTAATGATAATCGGGGAGAAAGAAGAAGTATGCGAGCTTCCTGAATATAAGCATATCTGCGACACTCCCGAAAATACAGCATACTGGAACAAGCGAGCGCGCGGTTTTGGCGGTGCACCCGAACACGATTTCAGTGCCAGTTGCGGCGAAGAAAATGTAATTTGCCTGCCGGGCGACAGATATAAAGGGGAAAGTATACTTGTACACGAATTTGCACATATTATCCATATGGTCGGTATTCTGGGAGTTAATCCGGATTTCGACAACGAACTGGAAGCCTTACGTTTGAAAGCTATCGAAAAAGGCTTATGGAAAGGGACGTATGCCATCAGTAACAAAGAAGAGTATTTTGCAGAAACAGTACAATCATTCTTCGACTGCAACAAATATTCTGCCGAACCGAATGGCGTTCATAATGCTATCAATACAAGAGTGAAACTCAAAGAATACGACCCTGATATGTACAATCTGCTGTTACAATATTTCCCTGAAATAGAGCTGGACTTATGTCCTGATAACAGAACTAATCAATAA
- a CDS encoding family 43 glycosylhydrolase gives MKKSIYLILFILLFDTLHGQEIKYNTPGAGNPIIPSYFADPTVRKFGDTYYIYTTTDGTGLGVGPAQVWKSKDFVNWTIEPMNWPTANQIWAPDVMQGTDGRYYHYYSQACKIFCGVSDNPTGPWTNILGPDEAVLIPDRYVKMSITLDAQSFIDDDGSTYLYWGTWGIYKDHGCGVGKLSADMKSLVDTTLIPNTQATDFFEAPYVFKRNGIYYLTYSSGSCHDHTYRVQYATSKTGPMGPFEFADNNPILATSADSTIHGPGHHSILKEGDDYYIVYHRHNIPQSTRGFFRQVAADKLEFDKDGRILKVNAGHKGIGFLQKNSNPYKNIAFGAKVKASSHYDENFKPEYAIDDNNATLWRAKSCYNDEWIELDLGKVQNIKRIWTQFEHATSFYQYLYETSVDGKNWTVFSDKRNNILAGSPMINRNDIKARYIRLTVTGNEKNGLFPAVWNIKVFSAGEDPFPVNSQPFDKQAKTATPKRQGLLFEINAKSYPTGSLVTRILNEQNRKEGFDAFSMAIPVESYKNKAAFAFNGYQQFRSDFGLPETMTGNAPYSISAWIASENPKENECILDINESYGELEKIIFGYGSSPRSGITMHHGWYEDMGIKDIRTDGDWKHIVVTFDGYKEKIYINGIFVKEKDIFLRVGKSEKITLGTKFDGEHRFTGYLNSLRFYDTPLTQNEISELYNQGK, from the coding sequence ATGAAGAAAAGTATATATCTCATATTATTTATACTGCTTTTCGATACATTACACGGACAGGAGATAAAATATAATACCCCCGGCGCGGGAAACCCGATTATTCCGAGCTATTTCGCCGACCCTACCGTTCGAAAATTCGGAGATACATATTATATTTATACCACGACAGATGGTACAGGCTTGGGTGTAGGTCCAGCACAGGTATGGAAATCGAAGGATTTTGTGAATTGGACAATAGAACCGATGAACTGGCCGACAGCCAATCAGATATGGGCGCCGGATGTGATGCAGGGAACCGATGGCCGATATTACCACTATTACAGTCAAGCTTGTAAAATATTCTGTGGAGTATCGGACAATCCGACAGGCCCGTGGACTAATATACTCGGCCCGGATGAAGCAGTGCTTATACCCGACCGTTATGTGAAAATGTCCATTACCCTCGATGCACAAAGCTTTATCGACGATGACGGTTCTACTTACCTCTATTGGGGTACATGGGGCATTTATAAAGACCACGGTTGTGGTGTCGGCAAACTGAGCGCTGATATGAAAAGCCTTGTTGATACCACACTGATACCGAACACACAGGCCACCGATTTTTTCGAAGCGCCGTATGTATTCAAACGTAATGGCATTTATTACCTGACTTATTCATCGGGCTCTTGCCACGACCATACTTACCGCGTGCAATATGCGACCAGCAAAACAGGCCCGATGGGTCCTTTCGAATTTGCAGACAACAACCCTATACTGGCTACAAGTGCCGACAGCACTATTCACGGGCCGGGGCATCACAGTATATTGAAGGAGGGTGACGATTATTATATCGTTTATCACAGGCACAATATTCCACAATCGACCCGGGGCTTTTTCAGGCAGGTGGCAGCCGATAAACTGGAATTCGATAAAGACGGACGGATATTGAAAGTAAATGCCGGACATAAGGGGATCGGGTTCTTACAGAAAAATTCTAATCCGTATAAGAATATAGCGTTCGGAGCAAAAGTAAAAGCATCATCTCACTATGATGAAAATTTCAAACCTGAATATGCTATAGATGATAACAACGCCACATTATGGAGAGCCAAGAGCTGTTACAATGATGAATGGATAGAATTGGATTTAGGCAAAGTACAGAATATAAAACGTATCTGGACGCAATTCGAACATGCTACTTCATTCTATCAGTATCTTTATGAGACATCTGTGGATGGTAAGAACTGGACGGTTTTTTCTGACAAGCGCAATAATATACTTGCCGGAAGTCCGATGATAAATCGCAATGATATAAAAGCAAGATATATCCGATTAACAGTTACAGGAAATGAGAAAAACGGGCTATTCCCTGCCGTATGGAATATCAAGGTATTTTCAGCAGGAGAAGACCCATTCCCTGTCAACAGCCAACCTTTCGATAAGCAGGCAAAGACCGCTACTCCGAAAAGGCAAGGATTGCTCTTCGAAATCAATGCCAAAAGTTATCCTACAGGTTCTCTCGTTACCAGAATATTAAATGAGCAAAATAGGAAAGAAGGATTCGACGCTTTCTCAATGGCCATTCCTGTCGAAAGCTATAAGAATAAAGCAGCATTTGCTTTCAATGGATACCAGCAATTCAGGTCTGATTTCGGATTGCCCGAAACTATGACAGGCAATGCACCTTACAGCATTTCAGCATGGATAGCATCCGAAAACCCGAAAGAAAACGAATGTATACTCGATATCAACGAATCGTATGGCGAACTGGAGAAAATAATCTTCGGGTATGGAAGCAGTCCCCGCAGCGGAATCACCATGCATCACGGCTGGTACGAAGATATGGGAATCAAAGATATTAGAACCGACGGGGACTGGAAACATATAGTTGTTACCTTCGATGGATATAAGGAAAAAATATATATTAACGGTATATTTGTAAAAGAAAAGGATATTTTTCTGCGTGTAGGAAAAAGCGAAAAAATTACTTTAGGTACTAAATTTGATGGAGAACATCGTTTCACCGGATACCTCAACTCTCTCAGATTCTATGATACACCATTGACACAGAATGAAATATCGGAACTTTATAATCAAGGAAAATAA
- a CDS encoding glycoside hydrolase family 127 protein, whose amino-acid sequence MKKLSLVVLLLTCYWLTGWGCNHPGHNHVHEQKGDNKDYPIQPVAFTSVKFSDKFWAPRIRINQDVTIPIALGHCYNTGRVDNFKKAGKLIPGYFATQLTFDDTDIYKIIEGAAYSIQMFPNKELEARMDTLIYYIQKAQEPDGYLYTARTAGEPGKLHEWVGEKRWEKDPDLSHELYNCGHLYEAAVAHYQATGKRTLLDVAIKNADLLVKDFGPGKLAYEPGHQIVEMGLAKMYRVTGKKEYLDLAKYFLDLKGHGHSGEYSQTHKPVIEQDEAVGHAVRAAYMYSGMADVAALTGNEAYLHAIDKIWDNVVTKKLYITGGIGATGHGEAFGKNYELPNMSAYCETCAAIANVYWNHRLFLLHGDSKYYDVLERTLYNGLISGINLDGNRFFYPNPLESVGQHGRSEWFGCACCPSNVCRFMPSIPGYVYAKKDDKIYVSLFVESEGEIELGKNKINLSQKTGYPWDGNVIINVDPAKSEKFDVLVRIPGWALNKPVPSDLYTYLNPKKETVKIKVNGKDVDYTIGSNGYVTLSQKWKKGDKIDVSFPMDVHKDVANEKVEDDKGKVAIERGPIVYCLEWVDNKDRVLNAVLEDNVTFSETFLSDKLSGILQLEANAKSASRDKDNNVLVEDKQLTAIPYYAWSNRGAGEMAVWIPRTVESTRPLPPPTFCTNAKVSSSSPNKSMSSVNDGYWPKDSNDRHVPFFTLWPKNNSQEWIVYDFDKPETFSTASVFWYDDGPWGGCRIPLSWGVQYKDDKGEWVDVKAKTPAKPEKNALNAIEFEPVTSQSVRLLFQLPVQESVGVYEFEVK is encoded by the coding sequence ATGAAAAAATTAAGTTTAGTCGTTCTTTTACTCACCTGCTACTGGCTAACAGGCTGGGGATGCAACCATCCCGGACACAACCATGTACATGAGCAGAAAGGAGACAATAAGGACTACCCTATCCAGCCGGTAGCCTTTACTTCAGTTAAATTCTCGGATAAGTTCTGGGCACCGCGTATCCGTATCAATCAGGATGTGACAATACCTATTGCTCTCGGCCATTGTTACAATACAGGACGGGTGGATAACTTCAAGAAAGCAGGAAAACTGATACCGGGCTATTTTGCGACTCAACTTACTTTCGACGATACCGATATTTATAAGATCATCGAAGGTGCGGCCTATTCCATTCAGATGTTCCCGAATAAGGAACTGGAAGCTCGCATGGATACATTGATTTATTATATACAAAAGGCACAGGAGCCTGACGGATATCTATATACAGCACGCACAGCGGGAGAACCGGGAAAACTGCACGAATGGGTAGGTGAAAAACGTTGGGAGAAAGATCCCGACCTCAGCCATGAACTATACAATTGCGGACACCTTTACGAAGCGGCAGTCGCTCATTATCAGGCGACAGGAAAACGCACATTGCTCGATGTGGCTATCAAGAATGCCGACCTGTTGGTAAAAGACTTCGGGCCGGGTAAACTGGCTTACGAACCCGGACACCAGATCGTAGAAATGGGACTGGCAAAGATGTACCGTGTGACAGGTAAAAAAGAATATCTCGACCTTGCCAAATATTTCCTCGACCTGAAAGGACACGGACACAGCGGTGAGTACAGCCAGACACACAAGCCTGTTATCGAACAGGATGAAGCCGTAGGGCATGCCGTGCGTGCTGCCTATATGTACTCGGGGATGGCTGATGTGGCTGCTCTGACAGGAAACGAAGCCTATCTGCATGCCATAGACAAAATTTGGGACAATGTGGTTACTAAAAAACTGTATATCACAGGAGGTATAGGGGCGACAGGGCATGGCGAGGCTTTCGGCAAGAATTATGAACTACCGAATATGTCGGCTTATTGCGAAACTTGTGCTGCTATCGCCAATGTGTACTGGAATCACAGATTATTCCTGCTTCACGGCGATTCGAAATATTATGATGTACTGGAACGTACTTTATATAATGGTTTGATTTCGGGTATAAACCTTGATGGTAACCGATTCTTCTATCCTAACCCGCTGGAGTCGGTGGGGCAACACGGACGCAGCGAATGGTTCGGCTGTGCATGCTGTCCGAGCAATGTATGCCGCTTTATGCCGTCGATACCAGGATATGTATATGCTAAGAAAGATGATAAGATATATGTGAGCCTTTTTGTAGAAAGCGAAGGTGAAATAGAATTGGGTAAGAATAAAATCAATCTGTCACAGAAAACAGGCTATCCGTGGGATGGAAATGTTATTATCAATGTAGACCCTGCCAAATCGGAAAAATTCGATGTACTGGTAAGAATACCGGGATGGGCATTGAATAAACCTGTACCAAGTGATCTTTATACTTACCTTAATCCGAAAAAGGAAACTGTAAAGATAAAAGTAAATGGCAAGGATGTAGATTATACAATAGGGAGTAATGGTTATGTAACCCTTTCTCAGAAATGGAAAAAGGGAGATAAAATAGATGTATCGTTCCCTATGGATGTTCATAAAGACGTTGCAAACGAAAAGGTGGAAGACGACAAGGGAAAAGTAGCTATTGAGCGTGGCCCTATTGTATATTGCCTGGAATGGGTAGACAATAAAGACCGTGTGCTGAACGCCGTACTCGAGGACAATGTAACATTCTCCGAAACCTTCTTGTCCGACAAATTGAGTGGTATCCTGCAACTGGAAGCAAATGCCAAAAGTGCATCGAGAGACAAGGACAATAATGTGCTGGTAGAGGATAAACAACTGACTGCAATACCGTATTATGCATGGTCGAACCGCGGAGCGGGCGAAATGGCTGTATGGATTCCGCGTACTGTAGAATCGACACGCCCATTGCCACCTCCTACTTTCTGTACGAATGCGAAAGTATCATCCTCGTCTCCTAACAAATCGATGAGCAGTGTAAACGACGGTTACTGGCCAAAAGATTCGAATGACAGGCATGTACCGTTCTTTACCTTGTGGCCGAAAAATAATTCGCAGGAATGGATTGTTTACGATTTCGACAAGCCTGAAACATTTTCTACTGCGTCGGTATTCTGGTACGATGATGGGCCTTGGGGAGGCTGCCGTATCCCTTTGTCGTGGGGTGTACAATACAAGGATGATAAGGGTGAATGGGTGGATGTAAAAGCCAAAACTCCGGCTAAACCGGAAAAGAATGCCTTGAATGCAATCGAATTTGAACCTGTTACAAGTCAAAGTGTTCGCTTATTGTTTCAGCTACCTGTGCAAGAATCGGTAGGAGTATATGAGTTTGAAGTGAAATAG
- a CDS encoding S9 family peptidase: MRKLLFFALLISSFAYGQTIDSLYKQADRFRDKYANKFYYGLSDIKPINESHSFWYLTRTPKGSEFFLINADKKEVSPAFDKQKLATALAKVINKETDPYKLPFKTLQYSKNMDSIYFSIDETKYNCLLADYTISKDKDQTPRNDYYWGGVFKEDRKDKVKSPDGKREAYISEGNLWVTDLTTKENKKISIDGSVSEYYSSNIYWSPDSKKIVCCKYRPAETRKLLLIESSPKDQLQPKTEEYDYPKPGDALPIRRPVAFVIDEGKAIEFKVPDVEAQFSLDDIKWDKESRYFTFNFNKRGHQEYVIYAGDISTGKVRPVVDEKSQTFVYYNALYQHWFENGKELLWISERDGWRHIYLYDVFTGMVKKQLTKGEWVVKSVVNVDEKKRTLIFKACGMDKGEDPYLEKYYSLNIDNGKIQPLTPENANHNVTFSSDYSYFVDNYSRVDLPPTLVVRSATDGKVILKPQQQPDITKAVEAGWRMPEVFSAKGRDGQTDIWGVIIRPTNFDPNKKYPVIEYIYAGPHDSHVPKSFAISQRCSELAELGFITVMIDGMGTANRSKAFHDVCWKNLKDAGFPDRIAWMKAAAAKYPEMDVEHVGIYGASAGGQNAMGALLFHPEFYKVGVAACGCHDNRMDKIWWNEQWMGYPIGKEYEECSNVVNAKLLQGNLMLILGELDNNVDPSSTLQVVDELIKQNKEFEFVMLPGIRHTLGGDYGERKRRDFFVKHLLGVEAPVWNK, encoded by the coding sequence ATGAGAAAATTACTTTTTTTTGCTTTACTTATTTCTTCTTTTGCCTACGGGCAAACTATCGACAGCCTGTACAAACAAGCTGACAGGTTCCGGGATAAATATGCTAACAAGTTCTATTACGGCTTGTCGGATATTAAGCCTATAAATGAGTCTCACAGCTTTTGGTATCTAACGCGAACGCCGAAAGGGAGTGAATTCTTTCTGATAAATGCAGATAAAAAAGAGGTAAGTCCGGCCTTCGATAAGCAGAAGCTGGCTACAGCTTTAGCCAAAGTAATCAATAAGGAAACTGATCCGTATAAGCTACCGTTCAAGACATTACAATACAGTAAGAATATGGATTCTATCTACTTCTCTATAGATGAAACCAAATATAACTGTCTGTTGGCCGACTACACCATCTCCAAAGATAAAGACCAGACTCCCCGCAATGATTATTATTGGGGCGGAGTCTTTAAAGAAGACAGGAAAGATAAGGTGAAATCACCTGACGGAAAGAGAGAGGCTTACATTTCGGAAGGTAATCTCTGGGTGACAGATTTGACTACAAAAGAGAATAAGAAAATAAGTATCGACGGCTCTGTTTCTGAATACTATTCATCCAACATCTATTGGTCGCCCGACTCAAAAAAGATAGTATGCTGCAAATACCGTCCTGCCGAAACACGTAAATTATTACTTATCGAGTCTTCTCCCAAAGATCAGCTACAACCAAAAACGGAAGAATATGATTATCCGAAACCCGGTGATGCACTGCCAATCAGACGCCCTGTAGCCTTTGTTATAGATGAAGGAAAAGCCATTGAATTTAAAGTCCCTGATGTGGAAGCGCAATTCAGTCTGGACGATATAAAATGGGATAAAGAGAGTCGCTACTTTACATTCAATTTCAATAAGCGCGGGCATCAAGAGTATGTTATTTATGCAGGAGATATCTCGACAGGGAAAGTGCGTCCTGTTGTAGATGAAAAAAGCCAGACATTCGTTTATTACAATGCATTGTACCAACATTGGTTCGAAAACGGAAAAGAACTGCTATGGATATCCGAACGTGACGGCTGGCGGCATATCTATCTCTATGATGTCTTTACAGGAATGGTGAAGAAACAATTGACAAAAGGCGAGTGGGTTGTAAAATCAGTTGTCAATGTAGATGAAAAGAAACGGACACTGATATTCAAAGCCTGTGGCATGGATAAAGGGGAAGACCCGTATCTGGAAAAGTATTATTCATTAAATATAGACAATGGCAAGATACAGCCGCTTACGCCTGAGAATGCCAATCACAATGTGACCTTCTCTTCCGATTATTCTTACTTTGTCGACAATTATTCGCGCGTCGACCTGCCCCCTACCCTTGTCGTACGCTCTGCTACAGACGGAAAGGTCATATTGAAACCTCAGCAACAACCAGATATAACTAAAGCTGTAGAAGCAGGATGGCGTATGCCGGAAGTATTCTCGGCAAAAGGTCGGGATGGACAGACTGATATATGGGGAGTAATTATACGCCCAACGAACTTTGACCCGAATAAGAAATATCCTGTGATCGAATATATTTATGCAGGTCCGCACGATTCGCACGTTCCAAAATCGTTTGCCATCAGCCAACGGTGCAGCGAACTGGCCGAACTGGGCTTTATAACGGTGATGATCGACGGTATGGGCACTGCTAACCGTTCGAAAGCATTCCACGATGTATGTTGGAAAAACCTGAAAGATGCAGGTTTCCCCGACCGCATCGCATGGATGAAAGCGGCAGCAGCCAAATATCCGGAAATGGATGTAGAGCATGTCGGTATCTACGGAGCTTCGGCAGGAGGACAGAATGCGATGGGTGCATTGCTATTTCATCCCGAATTTTATAAAGTGGGTGTAGCTGCCTGTGGTTGCCACGATAACAGAATGGATAAAATATGGTGGAACGAACAATGGATGGGCTATCCTATAGGTAAAGAGTACGAAGAATGTTCGAATGTGGTGAATGCTAAATTGCTGCAAGGCAATCTGATGCTGATACTCGGCGAACTGGACAATAACGTAGACCCATCGAGTACGCTACAGGTGGTAGATGAACTGATAAAGCAGAATAAAGAATTTGAATTTGTAATGCTACCGGGAATAAGACATACTTTAGGAGGGGATTACGGGGAACGTAAGCGCCGCGACTTTTTTGTAAAGCATCTGCTTGGGGTTGAAGCTCCAGTGTGGAATAAATAA